From the Thermoplasmata archaeon genome, the window GAAAAACATGGCATTGTTACAGGGCTGAACACAAATGGGAGAAAGCTTGCGGACAGGAACTACCTGCGGAAACTTGTGGATGCTGGCCTCGACCATGTGCAAATTACCGTTGAATCCGCAGATAAGGAGATTCACAACAAAATGGTTCAAGCGAACGCATTTGAGGAAACAATTCAGGGCTTGAAAAATGCGCTGGACACAAAGCTGTATGTGCTCACAAACACCACAATCACAAAATTGAACAAGGATATAATTGAGCAAACTGTGAAATTTTTGCATAGTTTGGGGGTAAAAAACATTGCCTGCAATGGCCTGATTTATTCTGGGAGAGGCAGAGAATGCGAACTCGGGCTTGATGAAAAGGAATTGATAGAGCCAGTTATGAAAGCAAAGATGACAGCTTTAGCTCTTGGAATGCGTTTCATCTGGTACACTCCAACTCAGTATTGTAACTTTAACCCAGTAAATTATGGAGTGGGTGCGAAGCAGTGCTCCGCTGCAAAGAGCAACATGTGCATAGAGCCGGATGGCGAAGTTATCCCATGTCAGAGCTATTACGAGAGTGTGGGCAACATCCTCAAAGACCCATGGGAGAAGATTTGGAATGCAGAGCTTTGCAAGAAAATCAGGGAAAGGGCGTATGCACCAGAGAAGTGCAAAAAATGTGCAGATTTCAATATCTGTGGTGCGGGCTGTCCGCTCTATCTCATGGAGACAGGCACAGTTTGTCAGAGTCCCACTGGTGGTGCGGTGTGAGAGCTGAGGAATGGGATGAATTTTTTATTTACCAGGCAAGCTGGGGAAAAGAAGCCAGAAAGTTTGTTTACAGGCATACAGACCTCTTCAACGCCAAGAATGTGCTTGAACTTGGTTGCGGCACAGGTGTAATCACGCAGGAAATTGCAGAAAGAACAGAGGCAAAAGTTACAGCCATAGATATAAACAATGCATTTCTTGAGATTGCAAAAAAGCGTGTAAAGGCGAGAAATGTGGAGTTTCAGGAGATGGATGCCCATGCTCTTGAGCTTCCTGATGAATTTTTTGATGGAATTTATTTTGCAAATTTTTTGCTCTGGGTAAAAGAGCCAGATAAGGTTTTTTCAGAAATTGTCAGGGTTTTAAAACCATCTGGCTATGTGGGGATTCTTTCAGAGCCCGACTATGGTGGCAGGGTGGACTATCCATGTGAAGGCATCTGGGAAAAAGTGGTTGTGAAACTGAAGGAAGGAGGGGCAGACCCTTTCATCGGGAGAAAGTTGAGGGAACTCTGCAGAAACCGTGGGCTTGAGGTGAAACTGGATGCATTGCAGGGCATGTTCACACCCGAGGAAATCGGGAGATGCTATGATTTTGAAGCTAAATTTGCTGATGTGCCTAAGGAAATGTTAGTTGAAGCAAAGAAGGCAGTGAATCAAGGATTTGCGTTTTTGCTTGTACCAGTGGTCTATGGGTATGGGTGGAAGGGCAGATAATTTCTAGAATGCACAAAAAAGAGTATTTGGGAAGAAAAGCTATATTCCCATATCCATTTTCAGTTTTGTTGCAATAGCATCTGCTAGTTTCTCATAGATTATTGGAGCTTCGATCCCCAGTTCTCCAAAGTTTGCTTTATATTCCACCAAACCGCCAAAACCTAATTCCTTAAAGATGCTCATGCTAGAAACCCTGACTAAATCTACCTCTGCAGGAACCTCAATCCCATAATCCTTCACAACACTGGACAATGAGGACATAACTGTGTCTATGGCCGGAGGTTTTCTCTTCGGGATTTCAGCACTCCATACACATTTCGGGGCATGTGCAGAATACATTTCCACATCCACTTTCATATAAGGTTTTATTTTTTTTCTGACTACGCCTTTTCCCACTATTGTAATGCCGAGCTGAGAGTTAATTACATAGTCAACAATTAAGAGATTGGGCAAGTGCTCTCATTTCTTCTAACCAGGGTCCATAGGTAGCCCGTGCACCTGGGTGAATGATTTTCAATCCGTTTGCACTCAATACTGAACTGTACTTGAAGTAGCCCATGCAGAGTTTGTCCAGGACGTTAGGAGGTGCTATCTTTGCATAAACTGGGTCGGCAATGGTCTCATTCAGCGGCTTCACAGTAACACCTGGGATTCGCATAAGATGGACCCTGAATACATTCTCACAGAGATTGAGGCATTGCTGGAAGAACGCCTTTTCACCACTCCAACCCGCATCTTCATATTCCCAGACACCATTAAAGCCCACAATCGCTAACTTGCGACCATTGAGTTCGGCCCGGTTGATGGTTGCTGGAATACCCACGGCCTTTCCATCAAGAAGTGAGTGAAATCTTGTTGTTCCCACCTTATTTTTAATGAAGTCCATCTTCTTTGTCTCGTCTGAGAAGAATATCATCTACCTTTGTTTTCAAATTTAATAATGGCATGCATAGCATATTGCATCAAAGTATTTAATATTTACCTAACACAGAGGCTGTCTAATTTTAAGTGATTTCCCTTTGTATCTTAATTGGCTAAAATGGTTGTAAAAGTGAAAGAAGAGAGGACAGGCACATTCGTAGAAAGAAAGTTGTGAAAGCTCTGTAAAAAGAATGGGTTTGAAGCGAAGATAGGTGCCTGGTATGCTCATACCTGAAGAATTAGTGTTAAATATTTTTTCACATTTTTGTTTTCATGGACCTGAAATCGCACTTCCAGAAAATTGAGAATTTTTATGGAGAGTACATGCTTCTAGCGGGCTGTATAGTTGTGATGGGGAACGCAATGGATGGAGGTTTTCTTGTTGACAAAGACGAAATTTATCCATTTGGGAATCCCGAAACTTTTGAAAGTGCGCTTAGAATTATAAAACGCAGAAAAAACCTTTTTTTTGCTGCAGTGAACGAGGATTATGTTGGAATTATTGAAAGAAATTTTCCATGGTTAAAACGTAGAGATTCATTTTTCTATACTGTAACAAGAGAAGATTTTAGAGGGAGAAAGAGACATGAATGTGTGCAGCTGAAAAAAGATGCAGCGGGCACAATCGCAAAATTCTGGGGAGGCGATAAGAGATACATTAGGAGCAGAATTGAGCGTTATCCTGCGTTTGGAATTTACGATAAGAAAAAGCTTGTGGCTTGGGTAGGTATCCACAATCTCACAACGAGAATTGGAATAATGGGCTTTCTCCATGTGCTTGAGGACTTCAGAGGCAGAGGTCTGGCTGAGAGCGTGAGTACCTGCCTTGCCGAGGAAATTTTCAGAACTGGGAGAATAGTAGGAATCCATATTTGGACTGACAATGAACCTTCAAAAAATTTAGCCAAAAAGCTTGGATTTGAGAAGCGATGCATACATTCTTGGTTCTGGTGTGAAAGAAACTAACAGAAATCATCAAGTTTGGAATTATACTTGGGCTTTATAGGTATAGTAAAGAGGTCAGTATTTGGTTTCCAGTGGTCGAGACAGTCATAGCAGAAACCCTCTCTTACATCATAGGGAAGAATTTTTATTCTGGCTCTACAACCCCTGCATTCTATCTCTCCTTCTCGCTCATCTGAGAAGCATCTGGTATCTGCCTTCAACAATTGCTCAACCATGCGAAAGAAGGGATAAAGAAGGAGTATTAAAAGGTAATGGTTTTGTGAGAGCCAGAGTTTCTGTTTCTGTAGTTTTTCACACGCTTGAAAAGCTCTACAATTCCTATGATTTTCTCGTAAAAATCGGGCAGAATTTTAAACATTAAAAGGGTAAGAATGAAAAGGGTAGAAAAACTTATGACTTTGCCGACAAAATTATGAGCGAACTCAAAGCCAGTGACACCAGAAAACCAAGAATAATTTGTTGCGGTGCAGTAAATCACAATTGCATTTCTAATTGCGTTCACGAAGTAGATTACTGGAATTGTGATTCCAATGCACATGCATTTTCTTTTCAAGCTTGAGGAGGTGGCAAGCACCGCAAACACATCCACAACGATCGCCTGAATTCCAGTGCAAGCAAGAACAATGTTCACTACATTCTTGCCGTTCCAAACCACTTCCATGTAAATTTCCTCAAAATTGCTACGAATGAACTGGGAGTTGCCGAGATAATTTAATCCTCCTGTTGTGACTCCATTCATGAACAGTGCATTTGCGAACCAGACACTCTGCTCTGTGACGATCTGAATTAGAATTGCACTGATACCAGGGATGCAATCAATCACATAATATGCCACTCCCGCACCGAAAATCAGTTTCGCTAAGAACTCCATGCTTTCATTTTTCTCTTCCATGCGGAACGAAATGTATTCATTGTAGGCGAGAAAGCCAAAACCCAGAATTGCGGTTCCTGAGAGAAACATTGGTAGATAGTCGTGGATGTAGAAGTAATGAGGTGTATAGAAGAGCCAGTAAAGACCAAAAATAATATATCCCGCAATCCTTGCTTTGTATCTCAGCTTCTTTTTTGAGAAGCAACCGACACCAAAACAACCGAGAGAAACAAAGAGCAGAAGGTAGAGAACAAGCAAATACATCTATAATTTTATGCAGACAAGCGTTTCAGTGCTCTTTACGCCTTTGATTTTTCTGATGTCATGGACAATGGTTTGCAGTGCTTCTGTTATGTGTTCTGTTTCGATTTTCACTATCACATCAAAGGGGCCAGTAATTGCATTTACCTCTTTTACACCTGCCCTCTTTCGCAGTTCCGCAACTACATTTTCAAGTGCACCTGAGTCCGTCTCAATCAACACATAAACACTTTCCATTTCTCACCTCAAATAATTGAAATAGCTCCCTGTGGACATGCCTCTACACATGTGCCACATTCGACGCATCTGCCTGCATCAATCTTCGCATGAGAATTAAGTGTAATCGCACCCTCAGGGCAACTCTCCTCACAGCTCCCACAGCCCACACAAAGGTCCAAATCAACTTTTGCAGGCATTTTTATGCCTCTGATTTCAACACAATCTCAATGTGGACTCCATCTGGCACTGGGAGACGCATGAGCAAACGCAGTGCTCTCTCATCTGCGTCAAGGTCTATGAGACGCTTGTGGACACGCATTTCCCATCTATCAATTGTGCTTGTGCCTCTGCCATCTGGACCCTTTCGCACAGGCACAACCAGTCGTTTTGTGGGCAAAGGTATTGGCCCTTTGATTGCAACACCGGTCCTCTGCGCAATTTCCTTGATTTTCAAGCAAACGCTATCCACTTTTTCAGCATCGCAGCCACTCAATGCAATCCTAGCCTTCTGGGTCATCTGATCACTCCAAAATAAGGAAAAGGTAAAAGAGTTTATGCTTTTTCGAGGTCGATCACCACACCAGCAGCTACGGTCTGGCCCATGTCTCTGACCGCAAACCTGCCAAGTGGTGGGAAGTCCTTTGCCCGCTCGATGACCATCGGCTTTGTGGGTTTCACTTTGACGATGGCGCCATCACCTGTCTTTATGAAGTTTACTTTTCCGCCCTCTACCTGTCCTTCCTTATCCATGATTGGCTGGCCAGTCCTTGGGTCGAGCAGTTTCTGGATTTCTGTGATTGTACATGCAACCTGTGCAGTATGGCAGTGGAACACAGGTGTATATCCCGCGGTAATCACTGTTGGGTGGTTCAACACCATTATCTGGGCTGTGAAGCTCTTCACTACTGTGGGTGGATCCTTCTCGTGTCCAACTACATCTCCACGCTTTACATCGTTCTTGTTTATGCCTCTCACATTGAAGCCTACATTGTCACCTGGTTCCGCCTGTGGTATGGATTCGTGATGCATTTCAATGGACTTTACTTCGCCAGAGACCTTTGCAGGCATGAATATAACCTTGTCGCCTGGTTTCATTACTCCTGTTTCTACTCTGCCCACTGGTACTGTCCCTATTCCTGTGATTGAGTAAACGTCTTGTACAGGTAGCCTTAGCGGTTTGTCCTTGAGCTTTGGTGGAACTTCAAGGTTATTCAAACACTGGATAAATGTATTGCCCTTGTACCATGGCATATTTGGAGAGAGTTTGGTTATATTATCGTCCTTATAAGCGCTTATCGGAACAAACTGGACTTTTTCCATCTTGAAACCAACACTCTTCAGGTACTTTGTGACTTCTTCTTTAATCTCATTGTACCTTGCCTCGCTGTAGTTCACTTCCTGTCTGTCCATCTTGTTCACTGCCACAATCATCTGGGGTACACCGAGGGTTCTAGCAAGATAGATGTGTTCTTTCGTCTGCTCTTGTACTCCTTCTGCAGCACTCACTACAAGCACAGCTGCATCTGCCTGGCTTGTCCCTGTAATCATGTTTTTCACGAAGTCCCTGTGACCTGGTGCATCAATGATTGTGAAGTAGTACTTATCAGTATCAAATCTCCGATGTGCAATATCAATTGTAACTCCTCTTTCTCGCTCTTCCTTTAACCGATCCATGACCCAGGCAAATTCAAATGTTGCCTTGCCTTTCTTCTCTGCTTCCTCTCTGTACTTCTCGATTTCCTCTTGCCTGATGTATCCCGTGTCAAGCAGTAGCCTGCCCACTGTTGTCGACTTCCCATGGTCTACATGACCAATGAATACGAGGTTTAGATGTGGTTTTTCAGCCATATTCATTGCCTCCGATTGTTATGCCTTAAATCGTTTACCTATATAATCTTTTTTTCTCATGAATGTGAAGCCCCCAATTAAGACCAGAGCAAGCACCGCAATTGTAAAGTCAAATCCTGGTGTTTTCTTCTCTTCATATGCCTTAATTTTCAATGTAACTGGCTGTGAAAAGTAATCCTTACCATTTACAGTAACCTTACCCTTGAGTATGACTTCTACATCCTTATCAATGTTTTTTGTTACAGTGAGGGTGAAATATGCATTTCCATTTGCATCAGTAGTGTAAATGTCGGGCTCGATGTAGATATCTGAGGTTCCAGTTACCTCTATTGTAAAGTTCACACCAGATACAGGTACCCCACTCTTTTTCAGATTGCCAGTAAGTAATGCTGCTGCACCCTGCTTCCCTACAAGTTCACTGTCAGAAATACCAAGGGTTACAGTGTATTCTGCACTAGTTCCAGCTGGATAAATTTGAAGATAAGCGGGACTACTAGAGTACTGGCTCAGACCCACAATTGCCTTTGCTATTACTGTTATATTTGCATCCTTCGTGAAATTGGCAGTTACTGTGATTTCAAATTCTGCGTTTCCACTAGCATCTGTGACAGCAGAGACAGGTACAACATCTAAATTCGTCTTGCTGCTTAACGAGAGTGTGACATTTACGTTAGATACTGGGAGTCCTTCCTTAGCAACATGCACACTCACAGGTACTGAGTTTCCAGCTACGCCTTCTATCTCCGTCTCTGAAATTGAAAGTGACACAACAGGGATTGATGCCTTTGCAATGCTCACGCTCACCGTGCATCCTGTTTCTCGTCCCCAGAATAACGCTCTAAATGTCAATTCGAGTACGGCATTATCGGTGTAGTCCCCAATTATCTTGATTTGGATGCCTGCCTCACCACTTGCATTTGTCTGGGATGGAAGACACAGAAGAGCGAGCTTTCCGTCAGCTCTATTTTTCCAGCCAAACACCCATGCATTCGGGACGGATGTACCCTCAGCATCTACCTTCAAACTGATAGAAACAATGTTCCCACTTTCTCCCTTAATATTTACTGAAGTCGGCTGGGCAATTATATTTATTGCATCTGGAAGCTGAAGTATACTTCTCGAAAACATCACACCATGGTAATCTGCGGTGCACACCACAATGTAATAGTCAAAGACCCTTGAGTTCATTGGCATCTGATTAAGTGTGGCATTGAATATTACTTCTCCTTGACTGTTTGTGATTTGCTGGGGATTCTCTATTTCAAAAATGCCCTCAAGTTCCATTATTCCACATTTCACAGTCATTGCACCTATGGGATTGCCTTCATAAGTTACCTTAGCATTTATCTGCCCATCTCCTGTTTTCCAGTCAATACCAGAACATGATGCAGTTATTGTCACCTCTTGAGAGCCAGCGGTTGTGACAACCAGTGTTGCTAAGTATGCCTTCTCATTGCCACCAACAAGAGACACTGCAAATGTCATTAGAACTGGCGCATTCTCAAAATAATCTTCAGTGATCAAAAATTCAAATGCGGCAACACCTGAATCGTTGCTCAAATTCTCAGGAATCAACGGTTTAATCCTTGTATCAGAGACATAGACCACTCTGCTGAATGCTTCTCTAACAGGAACCCCTGAGTTCATAATCTCAAATACAAATGTGTATGTGTTGTTTTCAAGCCCTTTCAAATACGGCTCAGAAAGGATGTTTATTTCCAGATCAAAAGGTTCAAGAAGTAGATAGAACTTTTTCATTACATTCTGGCTCGGGAGAAAGCACATAATCTCCACAAGCTGTACTGTATCTAGTATTTTTATTAAGCCCAGTGTAAAGAAGGCACATCCATTGCTGTCTGTTGTTTTGGATGTGGCATCGGGTGTGATTGCATTGGATGGAGAAATTTTAACCTGGACTTCTGCATTTACTACAGGGTTGCCTACGGTATCGGAGACACGGATGACAACCTCACATTGGCTTCCACTTATCGCGTTTATTCTGTAGGGAATCGCCTGTGCCTCTAATGAAATACTGTTCAAAGGAGACATTGATATAAGATTGTGTTTTTCGAGGATGCTCTCATTCAACACTGGCTTTACCATTACTTTGCTCACATCTACAACATCATACAGAATCTGGGAGCAGATTGGGATTAGGGGAAGATGGTTTGACACAATTCCTTGGGCATACTTTATTGCATTTGCAAAGCCCTGGCTAGATAGCATACTGTTTGTAAGGTTATCTGTATCAGGGTTTCTGTATCTCCAGAGATTCTCTCCGTTGGTAATACCGTCCGTGTAATCATATTTACTGTTGATTAACTTGTAAATGTATTCAAACTTCTCATCTGTTTTTATGTTACAGAGGAAGAGGTCATAGTCCCTTATGTTAAGCACCTGAATTGGCACAGTATCTGCATGCACCCCTGCAGCTCTCAAATTTGCACAAAGCCACATTGCAATCTGGAGGTTTGTTGTGGCCTTTTCATCTATGTAAATTTTTACAGTACCGTCATGCCCAATTTTTCTACCATTGTAATCCTCTCTCCAGCCATCTCCATCCATGTCTTTGTAGTTACCAGTGTTCAGTAAAGTTATCGCTTGGTCAATGTTCTGGGTGTATGTTTTTATGCTTGTGTTGTAGTACTGCGTTCCTTTCTGGACTAACGAATTTTCCCACGAAAGGATATTGGGGTATTTCTCTTCGATCTTGTTGTTCGGGAGCAAGTAACCCATTGCATTTCTGAACTGGAGCCCTGCATCAGTACCAGCAACTTTTATAGGATAGGTAATAGGGTCGTCTATGGAGCTCCTTTGCTCATACCCTGAACCCTCATCATATCCTTCAAAATATTTCTCAAGGTTAAAACCCAGGAATGTTATTTCTCTTGCCTTATATGAAAAGGCAGAGAATGTACCAACTTGTGTAGAATCAGGCAAATAATCCAAAGGCACTGGATGGAAAACAAGGACTACCTCCATGTTTTTCATAGCATTAATGAGCGAGGCATAGGTGGCGTATTTCACTATCTTTATCCCTGCGCTAACACTCTTGTAATACTCTCTATTTGGAGATAAAACAATCTCTATGCCTGGTTTCCATGAAACAAGTTTGTAGGCACCACTGCCAATGCTTTTGGATGTACCTGTTGTGGAATTATGGTCAAGGTTCCAAGATGCTGCGTCGTCCCAGTGGTTCTTCCAGATGTCCTTTTTTAGAATTGGGAGCGAGAGAATAGTAATGCCAAAATCCCAGACGGTCTTGTTCAGCACGAATTTAACAGTAGTTGCATCCACCTCCTGCACGGCCTCCCAGTAACTCTCGTTTTTGTCTGTAGAGCCAGGGATTCTACTCCATTTCAGAAATGAAAAGTATATAGAGGTCTTTAAAGGTGCATCTGGGTTTAAGATAAAGTTGTATGTAAAAACCACATCGTCTGCGGTGAGATTTGTTCCATCATGCCATTTTAGATTCTCTCGTAATTTCACTATCCATGTGAGCCCGTCTGTAGACTCCCAGGACACAGCAAGCCCTGGTTCTGCGTTCTCTGTAGTTCTGTTAATGTAGGCAAGAGAATCGTATACCAGAGAGAGAACTCTGAGGGTGTGTTCATCATCCGCAACACAAGGGTTCAGAGTTTGAATGTCCAGCACACTACCAGCTACAATTTCGCTTTCACCGAGTGTGTTAGTAATTCCTATCTGTGTCATCTCCGGAGTGCCTTCTACACCATGAGGAATGTGTACAATCAGCCAACTCACCATCACCCAAACCAGTAAAATTCGTCCTGTTTCGTGCATGCACTAAAACGCACTTTGCGATATAAATCTTTTTAGTGATATTTACCTGAACAAGATTTCTGTTCTTCTCTCTCCATAGGAAACGAACCCTATTTTGGCTTTGCAGTAATTTTCAATGAATTCAAGGTATCTTTCAAGGGAGGCATCGCGTTGGTTTTCCCACCCATCAAACTCCTCGTAAACTGGTTCTGCTTTCGCAAGAACTTCCATGCTTGCTGGGAATCTTTGGGTCTCTTTCCCATCAATTCTGTAGGCAACACATACCTTTATTTTTTCAAGTCCAGCAAGTGTGTCCACTTTTGTGATGGCAAGGGTATCAATTCCATTTATCATTACAGAATATTTTACCATCACAAGATCCAGCCAGCCGACTCTTCGCGGTCTTCCAGTTGTTGTGCCGTATTCTTGGCCTTTTTCTCGGATTGTTTCTGCAAGTTTATCGTGAAGCTCTGTGGGAAATGGGCCAGCACCCACTCTGCTGGTATATGCCTTAACAACGCCAACTACACTGCCGATTTTTGATGGTGGAATTCCTGTGCCTGTGCAGGCACCACCTGCAAAAGTGTTGGAGGATGTGCCATGGGGATAGATGCCATGGTCTATGTCCAGGTGTGTGCCCTGAGCACCCTCCAGAAGTACGGATTTCCCATCATCAATTGCTTCGTTGAGGAAGTAGGCAGTGTCGCAAACAAATTCTCTGAGTTTTTTTCCATATTCAATGTATTCGTTTACAATGCTCTGAAAATCCACAATTTCCATGCCGTAGGTAGCTAATAACCTCTTTTTCACATCATGCACCACTTTGAGCTTTTCCACAAATTCTTTCTCATCCAGTAAATCGCATACTCTGAGACCGAATCTTGCCGCCTTGTCCGAATAGCAGGGGCCAATTCCTCTTTTAGTTGTTCCAGCACCAAACTTACCCTTGAGTTTCTCTTCCAGTT encodes:
- a CDS encoding methyltransferase domain-containing protein, which produces MRAEEWDEFFIYQASWGKEARKFVYRHTDLFNAKNVLELGCGTGVITQEIAERTEAKVTAIDINNAFLEIAKKRVKARNVEFQEMDAHALELPDEFFDGIYFANFLLWVKEPDKVFSEIVRVLKPSGYVGILSEPDYGGRVDYPCEGIWEKVVVKLKEGGADPFIGRKLRELCRNRGLEVKLDALQGMFTPEEIGRCYDFEAKFADVPKEMLVEAKKAVNQGFAFLLVPVVYGYGWKGR
- the tuf gene encoding translation elongation factor EF-1 subunit alpha — translated: MAEKPHLNLVFIGHVDHGKSTTVGRLLLDTGYIRQEEIEKYREEAEKKGKATFEFAWVMDRLKEERERGVTIDIAHRRFDTDKYYFTIIDAPGHRDFVKNMITGTSQADAAVLVVSAAEGVQEQTKEHIYLARTLGVPQMIVAVNKMDRQEVNYSEARYNEIKEEVTKYLKSVGFKMEKVQFVPISAYKDDNITKLSPNMPWYKGNTFIQCLNNLEVPPKLKDKPLRLPVQDVYSITGIGTVPVGRVETGVMKPGDKVIFMPAKVSGEVKSIEMHHESIPQAEPGDNVGFNVRGINKNDVKRGDVVGHEKDPPTVVKSFTAQIMVLNHPTVITAGYTPVFHCHTAQVACTITEIQKLLDPRTGQPIMDKEGQVEGGKVNFIKTGDGAIVKVKPTKPMVIERAKDFPPLGRFAVRDMGQTVAAGVVIDLEKA
- a CDS encoding ABC transporter substrate-binding protein → MHETGRILLVWVMVSWLIVHIPHGVEGTPEMTQIGITNTLGESEIVAGSVLDIQTLNPCVADDEHTLRVLSLVYDSLAYINRTTENAEPGLAVSWESTDGLTWIVKLRENLKWHDGTNLTADDVVFTYNFILNPDAPLKTSIYFSFLKWSRIPGSTDKNESYWEAVQEVDATTVKFVLNKTVWDFGITILSLPILKKDIWKNHWDDAASWNLDHNSTTGTSKSIGSGAYKLVSWKPGIEIVLSPNREYYKSVSAGIKIVKYATYASLINAMKNMEVVLVFHPVPLDYLPDSTQVGTFSAFSYKAREITFLGFNLEKYFEGYDEGSGYEQRSSIDDPITYPIKVAGTDAGLQFRNAMGYLLPNNKIEEKYPNILSWENSLVQKGTQYYNTSIKTYTQNIDQAITLLNTGNYKDMDGDGWREDYNGRKIGHDGTVKIYIDEKATTNLQIAMWLCANLRAAGVHADTVPIQVLNIRDYDLFLCNIKTDEKFEYIYKLINSKYDYTDGITNGENLWRYRNPDTDNLTNSMLSSQGFANAIKYAQGIVSNHLPLIPICSQILYDVVDVSKVMVKPVLNESILEKHNLISMSPLNSISLEAQAIPYRINAISGSQCEVVIRVSDTVGNPVVNAEVQVKISPSNAITPDATSKTTDSNGCAFFTLGLIKILDTVQLVEIMCFLPSQNVMKKFYLLLEPFDLEINILSEPYLKGLENNTYTFVFEIMNSGVPVREAFSRVVYVSDTRIKPLIPENLSNDSGVAAFEFLITEDYFENAPVLMTFAVSLVGGNEKAYLATLVVTTAGSQEVTITASCSGIDWKTGDGQINAKVTYEGNPIGAMTVKCGIMELEGIFEIENPQQITNSQGEVIFNATLNQMPMNSRVFDYYIVVCTADYHGVMFSRSILQLPDAINIIAQPTSVNIKGESGNIVSISLKVDAEGTSVPNAWVFGWKNRADGKLALLCLPSQTNASGEAGIQIKIIGDYTDNAVLELTFRALFWGRETGCTVSVSIAKASIPVVSLSISETEIEGVAGNSVPVSVHVAKEGLPVSNVNVTLSLSSKTNLDVVPVSAVTDASGNAEFEITVTANFTKDANITVIAKAIVGLSQYSSSPAYLQIYPAGTSAEYTVTLGISDSELVGKQGAAALLTGNLKKSGVPVSGVNFTIEVTGTSDIYIEPDIYTTDANGNAYFTLTVTKNIDKDVEVILKGKVTVNGKDYFSQPVTLKIKAYEEKKTPGFDFTIAVLALVLIGGFTFMRKKDYIGKRFKA
- a CDS encoding 4Fe-4S binding protein, which produces MPAKVDLDLCVGCGSCEESCPEGAITLNSHAKIDAGRCVECGTCVEACPQGAISII
- the artA gene encoding archaeosortase A — translated: MYLLVLYLLLFVSLGCFGVGCFSKKKLRYKARIAGYIIFGLYWLFYTPHYFYIHDYLPMFLSGTAILGFGFLAYNEYISFRMEEKNESMEFLAKLIFGAGVAYYVIDCIPGISAILIQIVTEQSVWFANALFMNGVTTGGLNYLGNSQFIRSNFEEIYMEVVWNGKNVVNIVLACTGIQAIVVDVFAVLATSSSLKRKCMCIGITIPVIYFVNAIRNAIVIYCTATNYSWFSGVTGFEFAHNFVGKVISFSTLFILTLLMFKILPDFYEKIIGIVELFKRVKNYRNRNSGSHKTITF
- a CDS encoding Lrp/AsnC ligand binding domain-containing protein, which translates into the protein MESVYVLIETDSGALENVVAELRKRAGVKEVNAITGPFDVIVKIETEHITEALQTIVHDIRKIKGVKSTETLVCIKL
- the rpsJ gene encoding 30S ribosomal protein S10 — translated: MTQKARIALSGCDAEKVDSVCLKIKEIAQRTGVAIKGPIPLPTKRLVVPVRKGPDGRGTSTIDRWEMRVHKRLIDLDADERALRLLMRLPVPDGVHIEIVLKSEA
- a CDS encoding GNAT family N-acetyltransferase, with product MDLKSHFQKIENFYGEYMLLAGCIVVMGNAMDGGFLVDKDEIYPFGNPETFESALRIIKRRKNLFFAAVNEDYVGIIERNFPWLKRRDSFFYTVTREDFRGRKRHECVQLKKDAAGTIAKFWGGDKRYIRSRIERYPAFGIYDKKKLVAWVGIHNLTTRIGIMGFLHVLEDFRGRGLAESVSTCLAEEIFRTGRIVGIHIWTDNEPSKNLAKKLGFEKRCIHSWFWCERN
- a CDS encoding radical SAM protein; its protein translation is MVSAFLKRVFGKKKPLPPGMHHFLGKGEFEGARFHIRIEPGGKAVLIINAARILHLNATAAEYALAILSGKSSEEVVKEVRARYRVGKKQASADEKRMRELITNLVKNPDICPISYLDVEVVEPFTTPVSAPYRMDLALTYRCNDKCLHCYVGEREKKEMKLEDWLKVIDKLHKIGVPHIVFTGGEPTLYDGLEKLIERAEKHGIVTGLNTNGRKLADRNYLRKLVDAGLDHVQITVESADKEIHNKMVQANAFEETIQGLKNALDTKLYVLTNTTITKLNKDIIEQTVKFLHSLGVKNIACNGLIYSGRGRECELGLDEKELIEPVMKAKMTALALGMRFIWYTPTQYCNFNPVNYGVGAKQCSAAKSNMCIEPDGEVIPCQSYYESVGNILKDPWEKIWNAELCKKIRERAYAPEKCKKCADFNICGAGCPLYLMETGTVCQSPTGGAV
- a CDS encoding adenylosuccinate synthase; its protein translation is MSKATVIVGTQWGDEGKGKITDVLAEKAHIVARYQGGSNAGHTIVVDDKKFAFHLLPSGILRPDKVVVIGNGVVVDPAVLFQELEKLRAMNIKMAELKISDRAHVVMPYHKQIDELEEKLKGKFGAGTTKRGIGPCYSDKAARFGLRVCDLLDEKEFVEKLKVVHDVKKRLLATYGMEIVDFQSIVNEYIEYGKKLREFVCDTAYFLNEAIDDGKSVLLEGAQGTHLDIDHGIYPHGTSSNTFAGGACTGTGIPPSKIGSVVGVVKAYTSRVGAGPFPTELHDKLAETIREKGQEYGTTTGRPRRVGWLDLVMVKYSVMINGIDTLAITKVDTLAGLEKIKVCVAYRIDGKETQRFPASMEVLAKAEPVYEEFDGWENQRDASLERYLEFIENYCKAKIGFVSYGERRTEILFR